A window from Drosophila nasuta strain 15112-1781.00 chromosome 3, ASM2355853v1, whole genome shotgun sequence encodes these proteins:
- the LOC132791577 gene encoding large ribosomal subunit protein uL14 produces the protein MSKRGRGGTAGGKFRISLGLPVGAVMNCADNTGAKNLYVIAVHGIRGRLNRLPAAGVGDMFVATVKKGKPELRKKVMPAVVIRQRKPFRRRDGVFIYFEDNAGVIVNNKGEMKGSAITGPVAKECADLWPRIASNASSIA, from the exons ATGTCGAAGAGAG GACGTGGTGGTACCGCGGGAGGCAAATTCCGCATCTCACTGGGTTTGCCCGTAGGCGCTGTTATGAATTGCGCTGACAACACAG GTGCCAAGAACCTGTACGTTATTGCTGTGCACGGCATTCGCGGTCGCCTGAACCGTTTGCCTGCCGCTGGCGTCGGTGACATGTTTGTTGCCACCGTCAAGAAGGGCAAGCCTGAGTTGAGAAAGAAG GTTATGCCTGCCGTGGTCATTCGGCAGCGTAAACCGTTCAGGAGGAGGGATGgtgtttttatatactttgAGGACAATGCGGGGGTCATTGTAAACAATAAAGGCGAAATGAAAGGCTCGGCCATAACCGGGCCAGTTGCCAAGGAATGCGCTGATCTGTGGCCCCGTATCGCATCGAATGCAAGCTCTATAGCATAA